The following proteins are encoded in a genomic region of Rattus rattus isolate New Zealand chromosome 2, Rrattus_CSIRO_v1, whole genome shotgun sequence:
- the LOC116892766 gene encoding olfactory receptor 10A3-like → MTQGSTTAMKGQNNSSVAEFVLLGFSNYPELQRQMFGAFLAIYLVTLTGNALIMSVILLDRSLHIPMYLFLQNLSVVETGFSTTVMPEMLVVLNTEKATISFGGCFAQMYFILLFGGTECFLLGAMAYDRFAAICHPLSYPVIMNKRVFMTLVTCSWLSGTMMTTLQTIWVFSFPYCGPNEINHISCETPAVLELACTDIFFFEIYAFTGTVLIILTPFVLILLSYIRILFSILRMPSTTGRQKAFSTCASHLTSVTLFYGTASMTYLQPKSKYSPDTKKLMSLAYSLLTPLLNPLIYSLRNKEMKRAVVKLWQRKVVLHTA, encoded by the coding sequence ATGACACAGGGCTCCACTACAGCAATGAAGGGGCAAAATAACAGCTCCGTGGCTGAGTTCGTCCTCTTGGGCTTTTCGAACTATCCTGAACTCCAAAGGCAAATGTTTGGGGCTTTCTTAGCTATTTACCTGGTGACTCTGACAGGAAATGCCCTCATTATGTCTGTTATCCTCTTGGACCGGAGCCTGCACATTCCCATGTACCTGTTCCTGCAGAACTTGTCTGTGGTGGAGACTGGCTTCAGCACAACCGTTATGCCTGAAATGCTGGTGGTCCTGAACACTGAGAAAGCAACCATTTCCTTTGGGGGCTGTTTTGCACAGATGTACTTCATTCTTCTCTTTGGTGGGACTGAGTGTTTTCTCCTGGGGGCAATGGCTTATGATCGATTTGCTGCAATCTGCCATCCTCTATCCTACCCAGTGATTATGAACAAAAGAGTTTTTATGACATTAGTGACATGCTCATGGCTCTCAGGAACCATGATGACTACTCTGCAGACCATATGGGTGTTCAGTTTTCCCTATTGTGGCCCCAATGAAATTAACCACATCTCATGTGAAACTCCAGCAGTACTGGAACTTGCATGtacagacatttttttctttgagatctATGCTTTCACAGGCACAGTTCTGATTATTTTGACTCcctttgtattgattcttttgTCTTACATCCGAATTCTCTTCTCCATCCTGAGGATGCCATCCACTACAGGGAGGCAGAAGGCCTTTTCCACATGTGCCTCTCATCTCACCTCTGTCACCCTTTTCTATGGCACGGCTAGTATGACCTATTTGCAGCCTAAATCCAAGTACTCACCAGACACCAAAAAACTGATGTCATTGGCTTACTCTCTGCTCACCCCTCTGCTGAATCCActcatctacagcctgagaaaCAAGGAGATGAAAAGGGCTGTGGTAAAATTATGGCAAAGAAAAGTGGTTTTACACACAGCCTGA